TCACTCATCAGTGAAAATACACGAGCTCCTAAACGAGCTCATCATTCAAAAGTATCACTTGGATTTTAGTATTGATGATATCCCACAATATATCCTTGAACTCAAAGAGTATTTAGATTCTCATTTCCATAATGTGATCACACTAAACGATTTGGAACACTTATTTCACTTAAATAAGTATCAAATAAACAAAGACTTTTCAAAGTATATTGGACTGCCTCCAATTGATTATCTGATTACTAAGAAAGTCTCACATGCTAAAGATCTCTTGCGCTACACTGATCTATCAATTCAAGAAATATCATTAAACATCGGCATCGATAACTTTGCGTATTTTAGTCGATTATTTAAGAACAAAACTGGCATGACACCATCTTTCTTTAGAAAAGAGGGCTAGTTTATTACGTTTTAGTATTTCATCACACAAAAAGGTGCAGTCAACAGTTATTTGCGACTACACCTTTTTTTGATTTATTCACTGAATGATCTAAAACTGTATTAAGACTAGATGATTTCTAACTTCCTAGTAGGAGTCCACCTTACATAACCGTCATCATTTCTTACTGATCGTATAGATTGTTTGGGTATCTGACCCCGGCGTTTTAACTGTTAATGTGATGCGATGATAATCACCAGTAAGTAAGAGTTCTTGAGGATCTTGACTAATTTCTTTATATGAATAGTTGTCTGACAGATCACTTGTTACAAAGAGCTCTTTCACACCATCTTTTGTATTTACTCGCATGACTGCAATCATGCTCCTAGTAGAACTAATGCGATTGTAAGCTTCCGTCGTATTATTCCCAGTATAGGTATCATTTGTTTCTAAATTAATGACTTGATATTGTCCCCCATTTTCTGCACCATTCCCTAAATCTTGACCAAATATAATCGAGTCAGAAATGAGTTTATAGTTTCGTGAGGCACAACCAGAACGTTCGATAATAGACCCGTCAGGTTTGACCACAACAAACTTAAGTGGCGCACTGTTATTGCACGTACTTGTGTTTTTCGTATCAAGTTTACTCAACATAAATGTGTTGTTGTAGACACTGATGTTTGTAAAGTAATCCGTTGCGATTAATTCAACATCGAGTACCTTAACTTCTTTAGTATCCAGGTTTACAATTTCCCATTTTGGATCGGTGTTCATATCTCTTAAATACATAAAATACACAGTTCCATTTGATACAAAGAATTGATGGAAAGCAGATGTTTTCTTTCCTTCCAACAGCATTGTTCGATTATTTCCTGATATAGCATAAACATTTTGTGCGACATCATAGTAGTTCTCACGATCGATTTCAGTATCATAATTATCAATCACATATAAAACTCCGTCCACAACAACAATTGGAGTTCTCGAATATACCTCATCATGGTATGTATAGATCTTTTTCATGCCTTGATTTGTTGATTCCCAGATGGCCTTAATTCTTTCGTCCATTCCAACAAAGTCTGGATCATACTCAATGTAATAGCGATCATTCTCAGAGTTATCCACATACTTCATTTGAGTTAATCCATCACCAGGATTTTGTTTTGACACTTCAGATTTTGTGACTTGAATATTTTCGATATTATTCAATACAAACTCAATTGAAATGAGTTCATCTTCATATACTTCAGTCTTAACTTCTTCAAAAATATCATTAAATATCAGTGGTTTAGAGACTGTCTTTAAGATATCATTTTGTAAGACAAACGCCTGTGCTGTAACACTTGTATTTATCACGATAACATACAGTGCAAATGATGCCATAACAGTTGAGAGTGATCCAAATACACGTTTTCTTCTTTTTTTGCGTTGCATGGTTTCAATAGCACCATCGATAAGAGCATCAATATTTCGATTTGATTTTTCATCAAGCATTTTTGTATACCCTTCTATGTTTTTATTCATACAGATCGTGCATCTCCTTTCGTAAAATATCCAGTGCCCTATAATAGTCCGTTTTCACCGTGTTTTCTTTCAACCCTAAAACACGTGCAATCATCGCAAACGTATAATCATTCAATGTCTTCAACGTCACAATTTCGCGTTGAGGTGATTTCAATTGATTAATATATTCATAAACAAAAGTGAAATCCTCTGGTTCTGAAACAGCTATTCTATCTTCTTCCAATTCATAGACTGGCTTATGCTTCATTAATTCTGTTTTGCATTCATTAATCAAGATCCGAATTATCCATGTTTTGAGATATTCGGGTTTCCTCACCTTTTTACGATATTTATAAACGCGATAGATGGTTTCACTGATGACATCATCAACAGTTGCATCATCTTGTATATACGAGTATGCGATTTTCAGCAATTCACTTGATATTGATTTCAAGTATTCAGCCAATGCATCATCGTTTTTTAATACCCTTCGGTCCATAGTCTCTGTCGTACGATATACTTGAACGTTAGTCCTTCAATCATACATCCCCTTTCACATATTAGAATGGCTTGACAGGGCGAATAGTTTCAACATTCGTAATTATTCTCTAGATCATCCCATTACATTAAAAAATGTGCCCTCTTTGATATCAGTGTAGCACATTTTTAAAGTCCATATTTTTTTGGTTTGGTTCAAATACGCATCATTGGTTCAATTCAGTGAAATTCATTTACCATGACACGCAATTTGAATCTCTTATGGGTTTCTACTTACATGATCAAGTTCAATCACACGTTGACTCGCAATTGCTTTATCACCCATGGGATTTGCTATCGAAA
This DNA window, taken from Erysipelothrix larvae, encodes the following:
- a CDS encoding RNA polymerase sigma factor; translated protein: MDRRVLKNDDALAEYLKSISSELLKIAYSYIQDDATVDDVISETIYRVYKYRKKVRKPEYLKTWIIRILINECKTELMKHKPVYELEEDRIAVSEPEDFTFVYEYINQLKSPQREIVTLKTLNDYTFAMIARVLGLKENTVKTDYYRALDILRKEMHDLYE